The Calypte anna isolate BGI_N300 chromosome 23, bCalAnn1_v1.p, whole genome shotgun sequence genome contains the following window.
CCTCCTGGCAACAGCTTCTGCCCTCCCCATGCCAGGGCCATGGAGCTCtgccccaccaccacccaccaACCTGCTCCTGTGGGAcaaacacagcactgctggcatGGGGCTggacaggagcagcagggagctgagggagtCAGAACCTCACCTCAGCCCATTAGTGTAGAGTTAAATGACCATAAAATGTTTGTTATTCTCCAGAAGAAATCTCCAAAGCCCCCTGAAGCGATGCCAGCCCTGCCCACATGCACAGGGCACCTGGCTGTGCTCCCACCTTGGCCTCAGGCCTGTTTAAGATTACCCCACCACCCCACCACCTCCCACACACAGGTAAGGAAAGACCCCAGAGGACAATCTGCCACTGTTATCCTAAACAAGACTTTATTAAAACCTCTCCTCCTGTGGGGACAAGAGCCCTGGAGGAGCCGGGGCCACATTTTGTCTGCCTTCAGCCACCAATCCCCAAGATTCATGTCCCTCCAAGCTGTCTGGGGAGGAAGCTCTGGCCAGGACACAGCCCCCACACATGGGATGGTCCCCAGGCCCCCCTCAAAAGGCACCACGGTCCTGGGATACCAAGCAAGACAGGAGCAGCTGgtaaaaaccaaaccctccCAAGGCGAGGTGGTTGACTCAGCTAGAAGAAGAGGGTACGGAGCTACCAGAAGCAGCCAAAGGCACCAGACAAACACAAGAGTTTGTAAGAGCTCTAAAAACATCCTTGCTCAGTCCTTGCTGATTTTCCCTGCTTGGTACTTCATCCCTTTTAGACTAAAGAAAGAAGGCACAACCCagtgcagctgctcctgcatgCAACACTTCGGGctaaggcagagctggggttgtCCCCAACCTTGAAGGACATGGCCATGGTGGCTCTGACCCAGGGGTGGGATGCTCAGGGCCACCTCAGCTGAAGTCCCGGTCTGGCAGCACCAGTGGAGCCACCAAGGTCCAGAGGtagagcagcagcccagcccagctggagcagatCTTCACCCACACGGCTGTCCAAGGGCTCCTCAGCACCTGCAAGCTCTCATCTGGCCTGAAACCACAAACACATGGATGGCACCCACCAACCACaccagggagggatggggactGTGAGCACCGAGACACGGGGACATGTGGAGGGGATGCAAGAGCAAGAGAGGAGCCCTGTGCCTGCAGCCATGCAGCTTCTGCAACTCCTGCTGCCATGCAGCTCTTGCAGCTCCTAAAGCCAAGCAGCTCCTTCAACTCCTGCAGCCATGCAGTTTGCCCAGGGGATGCAACCACCCTGCTGCAGCcaacagcatctccagggctgtgtccctgctcccccagcatccccagggatcCTGGGATGCGGCCAAGGGTGCTGCATCCGAGGAAATGGCAAGCCCAGGTCCAACCTGCCTCAGGCAGCCCCATGTTACCTAGAGATAATTAATGCTAATTAGGATGCCTGACAAGCGGGCTTGAACACGGATGCATCTCCAGCAACATTTTTGCCCAGCATACAAGCAGGGAGGGGGTCAGGAGGAGGGggacagcccccagcccccctggGAGCTCACCTGTACCAGTTGGTGAGGGTCATCATGATGTAGAGGGCAgccaggaggaggcagaggtggAAGAAGGTGTAGTTGTAGGTGACACCATCCTGCTCGTTGTCATAGGCACGGTGCAGCCCCTCCTCTAcagccccttcctcaccccctgccctcctctcctctgtcaGCATCAGTTTGTTGACCTGGGGGTGGTCTGAAGAGCGGAGGCTGTGGGCAGAGGGGGagtgggctcagggctggctgcCCAAAATCAcacccccctccctgcccacccacgcaggggacaggcagggcagaCTGGGGGGTACAGCTTGTAGGGGAAAAAGTTGCACCCGTGACCCCCTCAGGGCTGTGACCCTGTGGAGACCAGGAGTCTAGGACAACTGGCCACGATTAACTGGCCACCCCTAATTCAATGAGATTAATCAATAATGAGGTAAAGGTGATTAAATGAAATGTGGGAACCAAAACATTAGTGAGAAGATAAAGGCAATGCAATCAAACGTGAGATATCTTCTAAAAGTAATgttaaacaaatgcaattaaaaaaccaTTGAACTACAGGTTTTAAAAGTGAAGTTAAACAAATGTGCTTACACAACAcccaaaagatttttttttaaagttatgttaaacaaatgcaattaCAAAACATCCAAAACCATTTTGTAAAAGTTACGTTAAACAACTGCAATTCTAAAACATCAAGACGTAGTTTTTAAAAGTGATGTTCAGGACTGTTTGCATTATGTTTGAATGTGTTGCCTCTACCtcatgaataattttttgtatTACAAATCCCATGACTCGTACACTCTAACTCCCCTTTTTATAACATAATATAACATAATTACACGTGGTTTCCTTGCAAAAATGTCAGTTGGCAGCAGCCAGTTGTCCCTTTCTGGGGGACCAAGACAACTTTACTTGAAGCACTCAGTGACAAAAGCCCTGGCCCAAGCTGTGACCTCCCCAACAGAATCTCCCTTCCCCACAAGGATGGGACCATGCAGCCCCCGGGGACATGAGCCCTGTCCTCACCTGATGAAGAGGGTGCAGAGGATGAAGATTATCAGCCCTATGATGCTTGGGGCATCCCACCAGGTTGTCAGTGGCTGGTTGGCCATCACTGAGCTGGTGCTGTTCCTCACCAGCAGTGTGGGGTTACAGGtctgggctgggggggacaTGCAGGGGTTTCAGCACCTTCCCCCAGGGATTCAGGGAGGGCAAAGCACCCACCTCAGGGTGTGATCCCCTTCCCCAACCCAAGGTTGTGTCCTGCTTACTGGGTACATTGGCCAAGGCAGACCAGGTGACATAGATGgtgtagagagtgatgagggatgcctgcagcagcccagagtGTGGCTGAGCATCCTGCAAAACCAACAGTGGGGGCTCAGGGATGGTGTCCTGTGCCTCAGGGTGACACAGCCACCCAGTGCCCCCATACCATCTCACCTGGATCTTGGGCAGGATGGACACGGCAGAGACGATGAGACAGAGAATGAGGTTGATGCTGATGAGGACCTTGCCCTCTGTGCAGCCCTGGGGTTTGGTGTAGTAGACATAGAGCAGCACCACGGCCACAATGGAGGCGGCGTAGAAGATGAAGGTGACGATGcaaagggctggggaaggaaggaagagggaaagaggctggagcagagccccaggggtAAGTGTCCCCATTGGTgagctcctggtgctgccagcTGTACCCACCTGCATACCAGCCCTTGGCGTTGCTCTCGCTGGCGTTACGCAGCCACAGCTGACTCCAGGAGTGGGCGAAGTCGATGAGCAGGATGAGCTGgatgaggatgaagaggaaggagccGACCACACCAAAGTAAAACCAGACTTGAGGGGGAGAGATGAAACGAGGAACAGGTGGGATAAGGAGACCTGGGCACTGGGAGGGGCACCAGCAGCAGGGGTGCtgactccagccctgctggagctgagggTTAACCCCGAGCTGAGGATTAACCTCGAGATGCAGAGCAGGGGCAGCTCCTCACCTGAGGTGAAGGCACCATCTGGGATGTAGAAGGCCCCCACTGTGattcccaccagcaccaggaaCTTGAAGAACCAGAagctgaaggagagaaaaggcaCCATCTGCAAGTGGGAACCCAAGTGGGAAAGGGGTGGGGATGtctgcctcctcccagcacctTCCCCCAGGGACAAACACTCACCCATTCTGAAGGGCAGCCCGTGGGTCCTTGCTGCTGCGCACACACACCATCAACacagcaaagaggaagaagaaggaggcCATGGAGAAGCCCATGCGGTACACAGCTTTGTGACCCAGGAAGCTGGAACAGTCAACGTGGGTCTGGACCCCCAGGACAGAGCCAGTGCCTTCACAAAAGCCAGGGAGCTGAGAAGGCAACAAGAGGGTGGGTGAGCATCATCCTGCACCCATCACCATGGTGCTGCCACCAAAGATGGGCCAGCCCAATGCCACCTGTAAATCCAGCAGTTATCCTGCTCAGGGACAGAAGTGAGAGGGCACAGCTAAAGACACCAGCTCAGTGGAAAGCTGGGGTGAAACCAGCATTTCCCAAAAACTTGGTCCAGCCTTAGCATTAGCTTGGCTGGCAGacctcagctccctgcagctcaAGTCCCACCTCCAGGAAGGTGCAAGTCATTTGGCCAGTTTAACCCCCAGAAATGGGATGAATGTTCAAAACTCCTGAGGGACATCCATGAAAAACCACATAATGCATTAAATTATCCCatggtgtagagaaacaagacatccaggtgcctcgagttgccaaagagtgggtgtgagtccacctgtgcctggttaggacaggcccctattgggcatgagcaagaccagggggccaataaaggtggaactgacacccacagagagctcagctcactcttgtgtgaggcaatggagaggccagcagctcattgagcttcaggagcaagaaaggctccacttgaggcacctggatgtcttgtttctctacaccatGGCACTGTACCCTTTGTGGAAAACCAGGGTTAATAACACCCTCTCCcagtaaaatgctttaaaaaaaaaaaaaattaacagaagcAACATCGTGCCCCAAAAAATCACTGATTCAGCTTCACATACCCACCACAAGATAAACCTTCCCCATAGTGACCAAGCCCAGTGACCTCTGAGAGCTATTTACCTTGTGCAGCTCCTTCTCTACTCCAGGGATTATCATAATGATGGAGACAAGGGTGccaaggaagaggaagaaggtgaagaggaggcgggagatggtggagttcttggctgaggggcagcagccacagagcagGCATGGTGCAGAGCCACAGAGACAGGACACCTGCAACAGAGCATCCCCATGTCAGAAGGGTCAAAACTGGCCTCTCAAATGTGTGCCCAAATCAAGCTGTATGGAGATCTGCCCAAAAATCCACCCCATTGCACCAGGTGCTTTGAGCATCTCACCAACCTACAACCCATGGGAGACCATGGCCCAAGATCTCCCAAAAAAAgttgctgaaaacaaaaagccacaggAAGAGGTTCACTGCAATAACCAACCAACTTGGAAGATGACACCAAGAGTCCTGGGGACATCCTCATCTTTCTGTTTTGCTCCTCAGCAACTGcatgccaaaaaaaaccctcaggcCAAACCaaagccctgccctgcaggagCCTCCTTTCTTTACAACAAAAAGAGTTTGCAGAATAACCTACGgctgttttttaaatctaataCAGGATGGAGAAGAAACAATTTCAGCATCATAGTTCTGtcatccttctccctccccataTAGGTGgtgaaactgaggcacagcatCCCTAGAAGTCTACAGTGGGCCATGGCTTCCCAAATCCAgcactggcagtgctgctgggtgcaCCCTCACTCCAGGGGCTGTGCAAGAGCAGGGAACCAGGGAAACTTTGGCTTAACTAAACCCAACCTCAGAAGaaggttggtttgggggttCCTGCACGAGAACTGCAGAATAAGGCTTGCAGGGAGAATAAGGAAATCTTTTATTAAATTCTATTCTTAGATTTCCCTGGCTCCTGCATTGGGAGCTCCTAGAGGAGCACTGGGGAGATGCTGTTTGCATCCCACCAGTTGGATCGGGCTGGGCTGAGTTGAATTTTGCACCTCCAGTTGATTTGAGTTGAATTCTGCTGCTCTGGTTGAGTTCAGTTGAGCTTGGCTGCTGTTCTCACCAACTTCTCCAACAATTTGGATATTCACCCACCTATTTATTACCTTCAAGGTCTGGGAGTGCCTCAACCATTTCCCTTAGAGGGAGAACAGCAGTTGGGGTTTTGCATAACAGGTTTTAAAGCTTATCTAGGGCAGGAATGAGGATATATCCACAGCCACCTCTGACTGAGACACCCCTGAGCCAGATGGGGAAGGTTTTCAGCCTCTTAGTCACTCACACCAGCCCTGGGATCTCTGGCACATCCTCAAACCTCTTTCTTCCCATAAGAGGGTGAAGTTGGAGAGGAAATAGGGCACTTTCAAGCAAGAGAGTGAAAGGAGCTTTTTGGGGTGTCACTGCTGGGTCACTAACCCACTTTGTTATGTGAGCAGAAAGTCCCAGGTTAAatatttggggggaaaaaataagggAATTATGTTACTGAATTGAAGATGCTGCACTCTTGGGAATTATCTGGGTTGGCTGGGGTGGTCAAACCAACATCTCACCTCAAGGCAGAGCAGGTGGTGATGCCACTGAACCAGAAGCCAGTATTGACCCCATGCAAATAAACAGATGAGCTGAAGTGCTAAATAAAATCCAAAAGTGTCAAATAAAGGAGCCAATAACTAATTGAAAACTAAGCTCCAAACACTGCCACTCTCCTTTTGGTGGAGAAGGAACAGTGAGGCTTTTGGGACAGACAGCCCAagcaatgaaacagcaaaatacaCCCCAAATCCTCCAAAATAGGGAAACTTAAGgcaatttgcctttttttttttttttttaatgctggagTGAAGCCATCATAAGTCCacagcctcccccagcccaggcacaggCCCAGGGAGCAGGTGCCAGGAAGTCTCTAGCTGCACCTATTTCTCAGAGAGCAAGGAGAATATTTGGAGTTTGTTTGAAATACTACTACTTCTCTTTCCAAATATTGTTCTCTAGCTGAAATGCATTCCCAAATCCACTTATTTCAAAATTTACAGCTTTGGGCATTTGAAACCCCTATATCAGAGTCAGCTCCTCCCAAGGAATCCCTGTGACCATCTCTGGTCCTCAGCAAACTGCTTCCCATTTACAATCTTTCttaattgatttattttgcttttgattcTTCATTTCTTCCCCTTGAACAGATCTTCCTCTCCTGCACTTGAGACACACCAGCACTTGCACTTGCAAGAAGGAGGAAGGTTTGGCTCTCTCCCACTATGAAGGGATGAGCATGTGCTGTGTGTTCATTTATCTACTTCCTAATTATGCCCAGCAAtcaatattaattaaaaagtgCTCAGTTACCAACTCAGATGCACATTTCTCATTCATGTGAAAAAATAGACatggcagaaaagaaaaccagatgtTGAGCTGCTGTGTGAGCAAGGCACCAAACCCACAGTCAGGGATATTTATAAGTGATCATTTTGATGTCTCCAAATCACTAGAGgtggctttgattttttaaatgtttttaaacatcAGCACCTCattatcagggaaaaaaatcacctcatGCCTGATTTATGCCTCTTTACCCACATTCTTGCCCCACATCCCAGCCCCAGAAGAGCCTGGGTGGAGCTGACAGTACCCCCAGGAGCCACAGCGGGTGAGAACCTACACATCCCATGGGAACCCTCATCCCACCCCTCCAGGACCTGCTCAAAGGACACCACTCCATGGTTCCAActtgaaagcaggaaaaagtgCCCTTCCATTAGAGATTGTTTCCTTTCAGCCTCAATAAATGCACCACTTGCACAAGAAAGTATTTACACTGTGCCAGCTTTCCCCTTccaatacaaaacaaaacaaagaacaacaaaaatcccTTTGAATGCCAAATTATGAAGTTGTTTGACCTGCTCTAGCAAAGCACCTCACTGCACCCTCACCCTGAGGCACTCCTGTACCTCTCGCTCCTCTCAGTGCCAGCTGAAACCAAAACCACCTGTCCCAAAATCACTGAAAGTGGCCTGGAAAATCATGAGGTTTGCTGTTGTTTAGGGAGGTTTTGGGATCTGGGGGTTCAGCCCCACATACAAGCATCACTGAAGATGTGCAGGAGGCACAGCCTTGGCTTTGCCCTGGGGTGGTGCTGGTGGAAGAGGATGAAGGGATGTCCATGAGgccatggcagagctgggctgagggaAATCCTTGGTGCAGCCTCCAAACCCTGTGGTTGGCCTCTGggaaagctgcaggagggaTGAGGTAGTTTCTTGTGTGAGGTTTTCAAGagcctgcagcatccctggagccTGCTGGGGCTTTCTTTCCAGGAAAAACTCCTACAGGTCAGAGCTCTGTGGACATCAAGTTTCACAGCCTCTTGTAATCCAGGGAAGGCAATCGTGGAGGTAACAGGGTACAGGGTGCAGCAGCCCCATCCTGACCTGCTGGGTGCAGCAGGAATACATGAGGGACACTCTGCTGTTCCCAAAGATGCTCCTAAGTATGAAGATGGCCACCAGCCaaccagcagcaccaagggaaGTGGGTGCAGCATGAGAGCGATGGATTAATGAGGAAGCATCggttttcagctgctgcagatgaAAGATAAATCTCTCCAGTTTCACTATCAGCTTCCTCATTAAATCCAGCTCACCTCCAGCATGACTCAGCCACAAGGACTGCTCTGCTCACTGCTCTGTCTGGAGCTGGGAGACCACAGTCTGAGCTGAACAAGCTTTGTCCACCCAGCCAGTGGAAAATGACAACATGAACCCAACTACACCACCCCCAACATCACCAGCCCAACTACATCACCAATGACACCAatccaacaccaccaccacaacaCCCTAACAACAGATCTTCTGCAAGCTGCCTTCACCCTGGCAAACCCAGGGACACAGAGACTGAGTCAACCAAAAGCAATGTCGAACAACCagtctttttctctgttaaatCAACAGCCTGGCAGGTTAATCAGTACCAAATCCACAGGGCTCAGGAAGCTGGTGACTCCCAAGCCTGGCAGGTGGCTTTGCATTGGTTCCGCTGGAAGGAACAGGAGAACTAGAACTGTGTAGCAATTCTACCCTGTTACCAACCACAGCCTGGGCCAGAAAtgttttttggggaaaaaaaaccagcattaGGTCAGAAATCTCCCTAGTCCTACTCTGGAGTAACTCCCAGGTTCTTCAATACCTCCTCCTAAGGAAAAACATCAGCCACGTGTTGCAATCTATGGCCTCACAGACCACCCTACAGCTGATCTTGTTTCAGAAACTCCCAAACTCCTCCAAAACTTTGAGGTCAAGTTGTGAAACTGGCCTCATTCCCAGGTTTCCAGGTCAGCTTCTCCCGTGTTgttttcccagccctgccctggcccCATGCCCACAGGTGAGGCAATGCCAGGAGAGGCCGTGGGCAGTCCCTGCGTCACCAGGCACAGCACCCGCAGCACTCAGCCCTGTATCACCAGGAATGGCACCCCCAATCCTACACCCTGAGTCTGTCCCGGGCCATGGAACCCCAAACAGAGATTCCACACCCTCAGACCTGTACCCCTGTCCTGGCTCCTCCCCTcactccatccccagcaccccactTTAGGTCTCAGCTGTGAGAATCAGGCAggacccccagcccctcagcatcACATGAGTGCAGCAGGATCAGACCCACCAGTGTATCAAGGCAGGGGGGGGCAGGACCCCCCAACTCCCCCAGGTGCAGCAGGACTTCACTCTTCCAGCTCCCCACATCCCCAAGTGCACTGGAATGCACCACCCCAGGCACCTTCAGAATCCACCTTCCCCCCAACCATGATGTTCATGAGCCCCAAGTTCTCCGGGGCAAACCTTCTGGGTCCCCCTGGGACCCCTTGGTGCAGCGGGATGCTCTGTGCTGGGTGTCCTCTGCATCCCCCAGGGGTCTCCTATATTCCCCCATACACACAGAGGTGCGTTCCCCGGGGGTTCCCCACATCCCCCATGTACACAGGAGTGCATCACTTCGGGAGAGCCCCGCATCCTCCCCGTACAGAGAGGTGCATCCCACAGGGGTTCACCTACATCCCCACGGCTCCCCCTTATTCCCCCGGTTGCAGCGCGGGCCCCCTCCAGCCTTCCCTCGAAACCCCACGCGTCTCCCCCGCACCCTGAGTGTATGCCGGGCCACATCCCCGGGGtacccctcagtctcctcctgGGGCCTCCTCCGGACCcccagcagcagtagcagcgACTGCCCCGCCCTGGGCAGCCCCCGCCGGAGCCATCGCGGCCTCACTTCCCTCCCGCCCCCCTCCCGGCTCCCTCCCGGTTCCCTCCCGGTGCCTCGGTCGGGCGGACACTCACGCAGCTCAGCAGGGAGCAGACGCCGAGACAGGCCCCCATGGTGAGGCCGCAGCCCCCCTTCTAGCTCCCGGATCCCAATTCCCTGCACCCCGCTCCCCTCCGCCGCTGCGCTGTCTCCGCCCGGACCGGCCCCGCCGCACCGACCTCCCGCCGCACCTCCCCAGGGGCGggtcccttcctttccctcccttttccctcccctttccctaCCCGCTACCCTACCCTAGCCCATCCACCGCCCCCCTTCTGAGCTCCTCATTTGCCGCCTTCGGACCCGGGAAGCGGTAGCCCGGAATCCCCAGGATACCCGTAATGCCTCCGGGGCTGCTGCTCAGGACCCACTGCCTCCCCTCGAAGCCGCCCTTGGGAAGGGGATGGCTCCCTTAAAGGCAGCTGGGGGTCCCGAAGGGCATTTTGAGTGTGGTCTCTGGGAACCGGGTCCCCTTGGTAAGGTCGGGTCGAGTCCCCATCATTGCCTGTTCCCGGAGCGTCTGATTGGGTGCCGGGGGTCCTTCGAAAGGGAAATTAATGAAGCCGAATGCTGCTGGTACAGCCAGATGTGGCCTTGCTGAACGCTGCTGAGGGGAGACACGGGGTCAGAGATGGCTCATGGGGCtgaggggggagctggggcagggtcCCATATACATCCCCCCCTGCACACCCCCGCGGAGCAGTggacactgctctgctgctgctgagcgTAGTGCTGGGGCTGAGACAACCCGGGACGTGCCAGCCCACTTTTACAGACCCTAAATTTAGATGGTGGGAAAATCTGTGAGCATGTGGCAGCAGAAAGGCTTCAGGGGCACAGCGCTGGGGCAGCCAGGCAGccaacatagaatcatagacttactgaatgatttgggttgggagagacctctaaaggtcatccagtccaactcccctgcagtCAGCggggacaccctcaactagatgaggttgctcagagcctcctcaagcctcaccttgagtatctccagggatgagacctcaaccacctccctgggcaagcTGGTCCATTGTTCCACTCCCCTgatggtaaagaactttttttgtaacatccaatctaaatccacatacatctaatctaaacctacATGGCCTCAGTGTCcatgaggcagaggaaggggtgATGCTTCTTGCTTCAGAGGGGAAGCTCCAGGGTTTGGCCTCTGCTCAGCAGTTGGCAGGAATGAAGAGCAGCTTTGCACAACCTCCCGGGgccccctgcagctgctgctggtcgCAGTCTTGCCCCAGGAGGTCAGTGCCCAGAAGCTTCACGCTGACCTCAGCTGATCTGTTGCTGTTCCTCAGGGGAGGTGGCCGGGGGGTGGACCGAGGACCTGCCCCTGTGCGGGCACAAGTCTGGCAGTGGCCCCGGGGACATGGGGTTctggctccagcacagcctccGGGGGGAAGCTGGGTGCTCTGCCAGGTTCCTTCTCTACCGGGTGGATGTGGTAGCCCGGTGACACCTGCAGCGGGAGCGTCCCTCAGTCCCTCACCTCCCAGGAAGGGCAGATCAGCATCAGGACCGTTTGTCCCCTTGGTCCTGCTGTCCCCTTGCGAGGGCCTGAGCCCGCTGGCATGCCGGGACCAGCAACCCCACTGCCTCCGCGGACCGGGACGGACCAGTCCTGCCCACACTGTCCCCTCGGCCCCTTTGGTGATGCCACCAGATGGCAGTGATGGGATGAAACCAGTGCTCCCAGCGTGGGGACAGTGGCCGCGCTCGGACTCTGCCTGCTCGGCGATGGCCAGggctggaagaaaggagagaactGGGAGGACTGGGAAGACTCCTGACCCCTCTCCCAGGGTAGTCCCCACTCCTGGTTTTCCCTGCTGAGCAGAGGCCacaccactgccaccacccaCAACATCAACTGATAGCTGTCCCCCTCTCGGGGGGTGGCTTGGCC
Protein-coding sequences here:
- the SERINC2 gene encoding serine incorporator 2; its protein translation is MGACLGVCSLLSCVSCLCGSAPCLLCGCCPSAKNSTISRLLFTFFLFLGTLVSIIMIIPGVEKELHKLPGFCEGTGSVLGVQTHVDCSSFLGHKAVYRMGFSMASFFFLFAVLMVCVRSSKDPRAALQNGFWFFKFLVLVGITVGAFYIPDGAFTSVWFYFGVVGSFLFILIQLILLIDFAHSWSQLWLRNASESNAKGWYAALCIVTFIFYAASIVAVVLLYVYYTKPQGCTEGKVLISINLILCLIVSAVSILPKIQDAQPHSGLLQASLITLYTIYVTWSALANVPTQTCNPTLLVRNSTSSVMANQPLTTWWDAPSIIGLIIFILCTLFISLRSSDHPQVNKLMLTEERRAGGEEGAVEEGLHRAYDNEQDGVTYNYTFFHLCLLLAALYIMMTLTNWYRPDESLQVLRSPWTAVWVKICSSWAGLLLYLWTLVAPLVLPDRDFS